ATAATCATAGCTCTTGGCGTCTTCTGACAAAATCGGTTCTCCTGCCAACACGCTATAACCATCTTTTTTGACAAACCGATGCACCCAGGCACCATCCACTGAACCGACTACAAACGGGGAATGCGTAGAAATGAAGATCTGGGCATTTTTAAAGAGTTTTTGGACTACGGGCAAAATTTTTCGCTGCCACGCCGGATGCAGGTGAACCTCAATTTCATCCAGTAACAGGATAAAATTCCGCTCCAATACAGGCGTATTATTTACCCATTTAAGCCTGTCCATCCGCATTAACAAATCTCCCATCCAACTCACCATGGATTTCAGGCCGTCGGGCAGTTGGTCAAAATTGAGCGATTGTCCGTCAACGTTAATTTTTACGCCTAAGGGGTCTTCTTCAAGGTCAAATTTCACTTCGGATTCAATGATTTCCCCTAACGCATTCTCAATGATTTCAATGGTGCTCCGGTATTGTTTTGCTTTTTGATTATCCCCTTTTCCTTTGGCTATCAATTCACGCGTTTGGATATTAACAAGCCACTGAATGAGATTTTGGGGAGATATAGACAAATGGAAGTTGTGAGCATTAGCGATTGGCGATTCCTCTATTTCCTGAATACCTGTAATGCCAGTTTTTTCCGCTTTTCTGTAACCTGAATATGCAAAAAAAGCAATATTTAACTCATTAATATTTAACCGATTTGCTTTATTAAGATATTCTAAAATTGCATAAGCTCTCAGATGATCTATCATCCATTTACCTTCACTCCAATAAGCAGAAAAAGAATTTACAGTACTGAATTTTATCTGAATACGACTGTCGATTTTTTGATTCCATAATTTATTTACAATTCCATTTTGAACATTGTACATATTTTCAGGATAAATAAACTGCCGGGTAATATCACTGTTTACTGGATATATCAACGCCTCCAAAACTGTACTCTTCCCCGTCCCATTCTCCCCGGTCAGAAT
Above is a window of Runella slithyformis DSM 19594 DNA encoding:
- a CDS encoding AAA family ATPase, whose product is MDNFRIESLEINEIGPFKYLKIDFPVKIDPDKAEIHILTGENGTGKSTVLEALIYPVNSDITRQFIYPENMYNVQNGIVNKLWNQKIDSRIQIKFSTVNSFSAYWSEGKWMIDHLRAYAILEYLNKANRLNINELNIAFFAYSGYRKAEKTGITGIQEIEESPIANAHNFHLSISPQNLIQWLVNIQTRELIAKGKGDNQKAKQYRSTIEIIENALGEIIESEVKFDLEEDPLGVKINVDGQSLNFDQLPDGLKSMVSWMGDLLMRMDRLKWVNNTPVLERNFILLLDEIEVHLHPAWQRKILPVVQKLFKNAQIFISTHSPFVVGSVDGAWVHRFVKKDGYSVLAGEPILSEDAKSYDYILEEIFGIKERFGVEVERKLSEFQQLKKEILKGSETVDTAYFRKLIGELAGQSVELESIIGMEIRQLKRLTNQDFSLTEA